One segment of Anopheles stephensi strain Indian chromosome 3, UCI_ANSTEP_V1.0, whole genome shotgun sequence DNA contains the following:
- the LOC118509569 gene encoding small integral membrane protein 12-A-like, whose translation MWPLIMQFLRSNAAYITLPVATIVGVIGYNIESLLSDKYTPYSPSIQEKRAERITEDEKLRAATNVEKLVYKENVLGRNLSPSLESGK comes from the exons ATGTGGCCTCTGATTATGCAATTCCTGCGTTCCAATGCGGCGTATATCACGCTCCCGGTGGCAACTATAGTTGGCGTGATAGGATACAACATCGAGAGCCTCCTTTCGGACAAATACACTCCGTACAGTC CTTCCATTCAGGAGAAACGAGCAGAACGCATTACCGAAGATGAGAAGCTAAGAGCGGCGACCAATGTTGAGAAGCTAGTATACAAAGAGAATGTGCTCGGAAGAAACCTTTCGCCTTCCCTTGAAAGTGGGAAGTAG
- the LOC118509570 gene encoding uncharacterized protein LOC118509570 isoform X2, with product MRSTIAIGLLILVIVQCTLASPVPQFLTFRDGKFGVNFGGYHAEAGLGGLLTGNSAHGGLSASAGTPHGQQAGAGIGGLLGGNERTAGGAYAGATAGHGVGASAALGGGLDDRGAAGGVGAESHAGGVSKKVIRLGQTNQGAAPSEVVITKETGLQHGGNFERIDDQHVKQVHTELRAPAPQPAPAHTYHKTVYKKKVISHPHKVRTRLDSSNGHSGSGASSSSHVVSSSTAAHNPNFWNDIFNIPISTLTAVNQLLNNKSQGGTVHVEKRVEHHH from the exons ATGAGGTCTACCATTGCGATCGGTTTGCTGATCCTCGTGATCGTACAGTGCACCCTGGCAAGTCCAGTTCCGCAA TTTCTCACCTTCCGCGATGGGAAGTTTGGCGTAAACTTTGGCGGCTACCACGCCGAGGCCGGTTTGGGTGGGCTGCTCACGGGCAACAGTGCTCACGGAGGGCTGTCTGCGTCGGCCGGCACGCCCCACGGACAGCAGGCCGGTGCCGGAATAGGCGGCCTGCTCGGCGGCAATG AACGTACGGCGGGAGGAGCGTATGCTGGAGCGACTGCTGGACATGGCGTTGGAGCCAGTGCTGCCCTCGGCGGTGGACTCGACGATAGGGGTGCGGCTGGCGGCGTTGGAGCCGAATCACATGCCGGCGGAGTAAGCAAGAAGGTCATCCGACTGGGCCAAACTAACCAAGGAGCAGCACCATCGGAG GTCGTCATTACGAAGGAAACGGGCCTTCAGCACGGTGGAAACTTTGAGCGTATCGATGATCAACACGTGAAGCAGGTACATACGGAGCTGCGAGCGCCAGCGCCTCAGCCAGCCCCAGCCCACACCTACCACAAGACGGTCTACAAGAAAAAGGTGATCAGCCATCCTCACAAG GTACGCACCCGATTGGATTCGTCGAATGGACACAGTGGTTCGGGAGCATCCTCGAGCAGCCATGTGGTCAGCAGCTCGACCGCTGCTCACAATCCCAACTTCTGGAACGATATCTTCAAT ATTCCAATCTCCACCCTGACAGCGGTCAACCAGCTGCTGA
- the LOC118509568 gene encoding F-box/LRR-repeat protein 2-like gives MEVSPSVESSLTTGTTTIQSLPTELLTAIFYHLRVPDLAAVRQTCRHWYEIVNSTRSLMNRFVLSLRNFRIEEGIEPCLVLESTRSTFEKVCLKSCFISPAPVLWRSIGSHTVELTLSECKISCETLVGVLQATRENLRSLTIKSIKFDGHQIYNAPNDFLLERLQSLTIRNSFLYDGFLHLLKRICPNLKALKLTFSSYERWGENLVKFVATQSATLEAITLSYTKATGALLQQIGRIKNLRLRKVSLKSCFAIKENDILQLARLQPTIVHLNLDNLFSASEQFLEALSALLPQMKRIKLRVARVTNLHRSFLANMSQLNYLKITDATQIKGNVDLSAYENPALEKLFVSAAVFSRNTLPRFFERCPNIRSLTLYQCTYENIHDLQLAFSHLEGLEYLNLQRTIDLGDSFFNRDVFDTIVMPFERVRFYPIANLNRLCYLNLSHCRDLSDQTLMALQFPLLKKIDLRGLYITEAGIATLVRDCPHLEYVLVDACKRICDTAVLYLCRDLRNLRLLNLESCKAITDLSVEHIVRHCRSLVWLNALNCPQISEGAKARLRTVRTIRSLHV, from the coding sequence ATGGAGGTGTCACCGTCCGTCGAGTCGAGCctcaccacgggcaccaccaccatccaatCGCTCCCGACCGAGCTGCTGACCGCAATCTTTTATCACCTGCGCGTTCCGGATCTGGCCGCGGTGCGCCAAACCTGCCGACACTGGTACGAAATTGTGAATAGCACCCGTTCGCTGATGAATCGGTTCGTGCTCTCCCTACGGAACTTCCGGATAGAGGAGGGCATTGAACCGTGCCTGGTGTTGGAAAGTACCCGCAGCACGTTCGAGAAAGTATGCCTCAAATCCTGCTTCATCAGTCCCGCTCCCGTACTGTGGCGCTCGATCGGCAGTCACACGGTAGAGCTGACGCTCAGCGAGTGCAAAATCAGCTGCGAAACGCTGGTCGGTGTGCTGCAGGCTACGCGGGAAAATTTGCGCTCGCTCACGATTAAATCGATCAAGTTTGACGGACACCAAATCTATAACGCACCCAACGACTTTCTGCTCGAACGGTTACAGTCGCTCACGATACGGAACTCGTTCCTGTACGATGGATTCCTGCACCTGTTGAAGCGCATCTGCCCCAATCTGAAAGCGCTCAAGCTAACCTTTTCCTCGTACGAACGATGGGGTGAAAATTTGGTCAAATTTGTGGCCACGCAAAGTGCCACGCTGGAAGCGATTACGCTCAGCTACACGAAAGCGACCGGCGCATTGCTGCAGCAGATCGGACGCATCAAGAATCTGCGGCTACGGAAGGTGTCACTGAAGTCGTGCTTTGCGATCAAGGAAAACGATATACTGCAGCTGGCCCGCTTGCAGCCGACGATAGTGCACCTCAACCTGGACAATCTGTTTTCCGCCAGCGAACAGTTTCTGGAAGCTCTCAGTGCCTTGCTGCCGCAGATGAAGCGCATCAAGCTGCGGGTGGCCCGGGTCACTAACCTGCACCGATCCTTCCTGGCCAACATGTCCCAGCTCAACTATCTAAAGATTACGGACGCAACGCAGATAAAGGGCAACGTCGATCTGAGTGCGTACGAAAATCCGGCCCTCGAGAAGCTATTCGTATCGGCGGCCGTGTTCTCGCGGAACACACTGCCCCGGTTCTTCGAACGGTGTCCCAACATTCGCAGCCTTACACTGTACCAGTGTACGTACGAAAACATTCACGATCTGCAGCTCGCCTTTTCGCATCTGGAAGGGCTAGAGTATCTGAACCTGCAGCGCACAATCGATCTCGGCGATAGCTTCTTCAACCGGGACGTGTTCGATACGATCGTGATGCCGTTCGAGCGGGTACGCTTCTACCCGATCGCGAACCTGAACAGGCTGTGCTATCTCAACCTCAGCCACTGTCGCGATCTGTCCGATCAGACGCTGATGGCGCTCCAGTTCCCGCTGCTGAAGAAGATCGATCTGCGCGGGCTGTACATTACGGAGGCGGGTATTGCGACGCTCGTGCGCGACTGTCCCCATCTGGAGTATGTGCTGGTCGATGCCTGCAAGCGTATCTGTGATACAGCCGTGCTGTACCTGTGCCGAGATTTGCGCAACCTGCGGTTGCTGAACCTGGAGAGCTGTAAAGCCATCACGGACCTGTCGGTGGAACATATCGTGCGGCACTGTCGCAGCTTGGTGTGGCTGAATGCGCTCAACTGTCCGCAGATAAGCGAGGGCGCGAAGGCCCGGTTACGAACCGTGCGCACAATACGGTCGCTGCACGTGTGA
- the LOC118509567 gene encoding uncharacterized protein LOC118509567, which produces MSSSRMNSTPKIRICPSRYEFNDPAAEREEKCRLLEEFERKMKTVVKRDTLQRTMDRTLSPTLGKRTKRCISAVTPEFQPPSLPPTQSAGETTSLPGDAAPLAQPATLQVTIDSRTKPRALPPRVENWMENFLRKPTRERVRWRSKLHELEPRCSDRPPSERVEQLIDVGAQDFVAWLNTLGAERSSLTTDVVKGLFSIESADETSRALSIAPKEIRAVPGQVAREWNVPQLALENRIAQLVHHDRMLADGGTKRIAFGRGLPQELRSGWWTQDVGCEVERPDVPDDLMSLKRLFRDIWHLRSVKYLVDYLAERPALPRPRFLEEKGLFHRQDVVEPVPFYRKVLSQKAIAASVRR; this is translated from the coding sequence ATGAGCTCAAGCAGGATGAATTCCACCCCAAAAATACGCATTTGTCCTTCGAGATACGAGTTCAACGATCCAGCCGCCGAACGAGAGGAAAAATGTCGCCTGTTGGAGGAGTTCGagcgaaaaatgaaaactgtGGTAAAACGTGACACGCTCCAGCGAACGATGGACCGCACGCTATCACCAACGCTCGGCAAGAGGACAAAGCGTTGCATAAGTGCGGTTACTCCCGAGTTTCAGCCTCCTTCGCTTCCACCCACCCAAAGTGCCGGTGAAACCACCAGCCTGCCGGGAGATGCCGCTCCATTAGCCCAGCCAGCTACCCTACAGGTGACGATAGACTCTCGCACCAAACCACGCGCCCTACCACCGCGGGTGGAAAattggatggaaaactttctCCGGAAGCCAACCCGAGAACGCGTCCGGTGGCGTTCGAAGCTGCACGAGCTGGAACCACGCTGCTCGGACCGGCCCCCATCGGAGCGGGTCGAACAGCTGATCGACGTCGGAGCGCAGGACTTTGTCGCCTGGCTCAACACACTCGGTGCGGAACGGTCCAGCCTAACGACGGACGTCGTGAAGGGACTGTTCTCGATCGAATCGGCCGACGAAACGTCCCGGGCCCTTAGCATTGCACCGAAAGAGATCCGTGCCGTGCCGGGGCAAGTAGCGAGGGAATGGAACGTGCCACAGCTGGCGTTGGAAAATCGTATCGCACAGCTTGTGCACCACGACCGGATGTTGGCCGACGGTGGTACGAAACGAATCGCGTTCGGGCGTGGACTTCCGCAGGAGCTGAGAAGCGGCTGGTGGACGCAGGATGTTGGGTGTGAAGTGGAGCGGCCAGACGTTCCGGACGATTTGATGAGCTTGAAACGGTTGTTCCGTGACATCTGGCACCTGCGCTCGGTCAAGTATTTGGTGGACTACCTAGCCGAGCGTCCAGCGTTGCCTCGGCCAAGGTTTTTGGAGGAGAAGGGACTGTTTCACCGGCAGGATGTCGTTGAACCGGTTCCGTTCTATAGAAAAGTTCTATCGCAGAAAGCCATCGCTGCAAGTGTGAGACGATAG
- the LOC118509570 gene encoding uncharacterized protein LOC118509570 isoform X1, whose product MRSTIAIGLLILVIVQCTLASPVPQFLTFRDGKFGVNFGGYHAEAGLGGLLTGNSAHGGLSASAGTPHGQQAGAGIGGLLGGNERTAGGAYAGATAGHGVGASAALGGGLDDRGAAGGVGAESHAGGVSKKVIRLGQTNQGAAPSEVVITKETGLQHGGNFERIDDQHVKQVHTELRAPAPQPAPAHTYHKTVYKKKVISHPHKVAVVETHHTGPEPQIDLDRFFDFQKFSNFGAHYAHPAPPPPPPPPTFQKTFVKQVYYDHEHAPSYQQEVRTRLDSSNGHSGSGASSSSHVVSSSTAAHNPNFWNDIFNIPISTLTAVNQLLNNKSQGGTVHVEKRVEHHH is encoded by the exons ATGAGGTCTACCATTGCGATCGGTTTGCTGATCCTCGTGATCGTACAGTGCACCCTGGCAAGTCCAGTTCCGCAA TTTCTCACCTTCCGCGATGGGAAGTTTGGCGTAAACTTTGGCGGCTACCACGCCGAGGCCGGTTTGGGTGGGCTGCTCACGGGCAACAGTGCTCACGGAGGGCTGTCTGCGTCGGCCGGCACGCCCCACGGACAGCAGGCCGGTGCCGGAATAGGCGGCCTGCTCGGCGGCAATG AACGTACGGCGGGAGGAGCGTATGCTGGAGCGACTGCTGGACATGGCGTTGGAGCCAGTGCTGCCCTCGGCGGTGGACTCGACGATAGGGGTGCGGCTGGCGGCGTTGGAGCCGAATCACATGCCGGCGGAGTAAGCAAGAAGGTCATCCGACTGGGCCAAACTAACCAAGGAGCAGCACCATCGGAG GTCGTCATTACGAAGGAAACGGGCCTTCAGCACGGTGGAAACTTTGAGCGTATCGATGATCAACACGTGAAGCAGGTACATACGGAGCTGCGAGCGCCAGCGCCTCAGCCAGCCCCAGCCCACACCTACCACAAGACGGTCTACAAGAAAAAGGTGATCAGCCATCCTCACAAG GTTGCCGTCGTTGAAACACACCATACCGGACCTGAGCCACAGATTGATCTAGACCGATTCTTCGACTTTCAAAAATTCTCCAACTTTGGGGCGCATTATGCTCACCcggctccaccaccaccgcctccgCCACCAACGTTCCAAAAGACGTTTGTGAAGCAGGTGTACTACGATCATGAGCATGCACCTTCCTACCAGCAAGAG GTACGCACCCGATTGGATTCGTCGAATGGACACAGTGGTTCGGGAGCATCCTCGAGCAGCCATGTGGTCAGCAGCTCGACCGCTGCTCACAATCCCAACTTCTGGAACGATATCTTCAAT ATTCCAATCTCCACCCTGACAGCGGTCAACCAGCTGCTGA